Genomic DNA from Hordeum vulgare subsp. vulgare chromosome 2H, MorexV3_pseudomolecules_assembly, whole genome shotgun sequence:
AGCCGAGCCAAGCCGCCTCCGCGCGCGAGATCCGCAGCTGCGGCGCGGCACGAGCACGACGGCACGTGGTGGAGCACAGCACACTCGCCAAGTGCAGCCGCTGGGGCTGGACGGAGAGCAGAGGGAAGAAAGGAGGCTCCACCCGCCGTCCGGTCCAGCGCCCACCCACTGACCCACCCCAACCAGCCGGCCGGCCTGGCGGGGACCGGCGCAACGGAAAGCCATGGGCCGATCCCATGGATCCGCCGTGCAGCAGCAGTAGCCAGCGGCGAGTACAGGCCGGCATCAATTAAACGCACTCTACCACGACGCCTGCCTGCCCGCTTCCACAACAGTTGGCTTCAATGCATCGCGTCCCCGTCCTCATGTCATGTGTCtccgaaagccccatgtacagtaTGAGTAACTTTTATCCACACACCCAAAGCCAGTGCCAGTACCAGTACCCCCGTCTCCTCACCTCCACTGCGGTGCATTGTGCATGATACAGTCTACAGAATCCAAGTCAGCAGAAACGGCCTCGCACTGTATCTGTCATGGGTGGTCCCCCTCTCCCCTCAACTCCCTAGCCGCCATGTATGGAAATTCTTCGTTTATGATCCTCTCTACAACGCGTCGAGAATTAAGACCTATTTACGGAGGTGTCTACACAATTAGAGGCTATAACGAGGATACTTtttacccaacatgaatgaagcgTGATTTTAGGATTGCCCCCCTTCATTTTAGGCGTTATATGGACTCCACATGTTTCCTTATTTtttgccttttttatttattgtttgtgTGAGAGGAACTTTTTGGCTGTGTGCGTCTTGGTTATACACAGGCCGGTGTAATGCTTAAATATTCTAAGTAAGAAAACGTCCTTTTTCGAAAAATACTCCCTCGCCGCCACTAGAGGGGGTGGTTGTGGAGGCCCGCGCGGCCGGTTAGGGTGTTGCCGGGGATCTCCGTCACTGGTCGGAGAGGCGGCGGCGTCCCCGGGGTTGACGATATTTGTAAGCAGTGGGTTTGGCATGTACCTTCAGCCACGAGGGTGGGAAGGTGCCGGCGGGTGACAAGCGTGGGGCCGAGCGATTTTCCTCATAGCCAGATTTGGAAGGTTTTTGGTCCACATGGCACTCTTTTCTATGAAGGATTCGATTGCATCTCGTGTTTGATCCGAGTGGACGAAGGTTGGTAGTGTAGGATCGAGACCGGAGAAAACTTTGGTCGGTTGGCTCGGCCCAGCTGAGCTGATGTCTTTCGGCGTCGTTCTCCTCCTTGAAGGCACAACTGAGGTCCCTTCTATCCACCCCTGGAAGAAAGTCCCAAAATCCTCCTTGGATTGGGCGGCTGCGGCGCCATGCGCATCACACTCTCCATGGAGGCGGCGTTTTGGGAGGCTTTGATTCTAAGGAAAGGATGGCGGTGGGTGACGGGCTCCAGGTAAGGGTTTGAGCGATGATGGTGGTGTGGAGGTTCACAAATGCAACACACGTGACATCTACTGCGGGTCTTGGTAGCAAAGTGCAGCAAAGTCTCGACGATGAATGCATATGAATGAATGAGCATAGGACGATGGAACGACGGATGATTCTAGAGCGTGCACACGTTATGCATGCAGAGGGTTTGCTAGACTCGTTGGTGCTCTCGGCTCGTCCTTGTATGGCTTCATGAGGTCACGGATTAGAAGATGTGTTTAGAGCATTTCCAACATACGCACTAAATAAGCCGCGCGCTTGAAAAACGGCATTTTAGCTCGCGCGCGACCAAATCAGCAGTTGTAGTAGACGCGTTAAAATCATGTGcgcgttaaaaactactccgcgcGCCGAACAGAACCGCACCGCGTGATGATTTTTTCAGCATGCGCTACCACGCGTTGAACAACTGCTCGCACGCGTGAATGCCCACTAACCGCCGGATCTGAAAGCTCCGCTCGCGCGCGCAACTTCCCCATCCTCTTCGGCGACCCGTCGGCGCTTCCCCCCGCCGTTCCCCACCGCGCACATcgcttccctctcttccccggtgGCCATTGTTGCTTCCTTCGCCGCAGCCGCTCCTGGAGCGCCCCGTTCCACCGATGAACAACGACATGCGAGGGTTTGCAGCTCGGCGCCCACAAGGTGTTTGACAAAACGCTTGTAAGGTATATACTGCTACTAAACTTCATTTTTTTAGATGGTTTTCTAGATGTTCGTAGTGTTAAATTTTAGTTTAATTCAAATTTGTAGATGAGTTCGTTACATGATTCTtgtgatgaagaatttgattttcaAGAGGAGGAGGACCTAGCAATGGTCCTAACTATTCACATCAACAAAAAACGAAAGCACGGTGGTTTAGTTTTTGGTCGTAAAAAATTATGGAGGGATAGGATCGATGCCCACAACAGATTGATAAGGAACTATTTTGCGGATATTCCCACATACCCCGATTCCTACTTTCGATGCCGTTTTTAGGATGAGCATCGAGTTGTTCAAACATATTGCATAGAAACTGGCGACCCATGATCGGTTTTTTCAGCAAATTAAGGAGAACTGCTGCCGGATTGCGTTGCATATGTTGGCCGCCGAATTTCAAAAGGTGTCCGCCGcattgcgtatgttggcatacggtattccgacggatctagttgatgatcacttggccatgggtgagcgtcaagccatcatgtgtgtcaagcgcttcgtGGTTGGAATCATGCAAGTGTTCGGTCCAGAATATTTAAGAGCTCCCAATGCTGAAGGCGTCGCAAAGCTTTTGGAGATGAATAAAGCTCGCGGATCACCAGGTATGATTGACTCAatagattgtatgcattggagttggaagaactATGCTAAGGCATGGCATGAACAATTCCATGGCGAGAAAAAAATGTggcactataatccttgaaggtgtgaggagacttggatttggcatgcttttttCAGAATGCGGGATCTTTGAACGACATCAATGTTGTTCAGCTGTCACCACTCATGAATAGTATTGCAAACGGTGAACGGCCATCGGTGCAGTTTGTAACAAATGGCCATAGATTCAATCATGACTACTATCTTGCGGATGGCATCTACCCAAGGTGGCAAACATTTGTGAAGCCGTTGGAAAAACCGGAAGGTAAGAAATTTTTTGATTTCCATAATGCTCAGGCGGTGGCTAGGAAAGATGTGGAGAGAACTTTTGGGATTTtacaagcccaatttgctattatgagaggacCGACTAGATATGGGGATTAAAATATCATTTGGTACATCATgaatgcttgtgtgatcatgcataacatgatcatcgagTACGAGCGTGGGCAAGATTTAGAATATTCTCAGTCTGAGTTGTTGGGACATTCCGTACGAGTGCGGGGAGGGCCGAGTGGGTGGCCTGCTTTGTTGTCTCCTATCGTGTCATTTAACGTGTCAAAacgcatgatgatcttcgaaaggatCTAGTCGAGGAGTGATGGACATAAAATGAACGACAAAACACATGATGTTGTATGTTTGTTGTGTGAAACTATTTGTTGTATTGTAGTTTAATTATTTGTTTCAGTTGTAATAATAATTGAACTATTTTTTGGTGAATTATTTTGTGCTTGTTTGATCTTCTTTATTTCACATTGAATGTAAAATGTTGTTTTTGCTAGACGGACGTTTGATTTTACATCGTCTGCTGAAGCAACATGCTGGCGTGTTAAAAATTTACAATGTTTGATGAAGCAACTGACTACTCACGCGTAAAAACCATCAGTGCACGTGTTGTATAAATTTTTTTGGGTGCCGTGCCTGCGCCTGTgtgctggagatgctcttacgtgATGTCGGCACGCCTCATCAAGCTTGTAGATGTGGTGACATTAGCTGTTAGGCAGGTGAATTTGATTTATTCATATATTTGTTTATAGGATCCtgttaaataataaaataaaataaatatataCATCGATTAATGCATGGTGATTCTCCttttcggaaaagaaagatactGAAGAAAGCGTTCATGGGAAGCGGTACTACAAGTAAAGATCAGCTGTACGCCTGTACCGAAAGGTGTAGTGCAAATGCATGGGGTTGGATTGGATTGGGTCGTGTCCGTGGACGAACCGGACAAGCTGTAGCGAACACAGGACCAACTATTCATTCATTCACATCGATCATTATTGCCGGGGAGCGATTATCTTTCCTTGGATATAGGCACATTGATTGTTGCTCCGGCTCGATCGATCGATCGGCCGAACCTCCTCCTTTATAAAAGCTTGCCAACTAATGACAGACAGGGGGTGCAATGCATGATCTCCGATCTGTCCAGCTGCAACCATCTTgctcttcttccttttgtttttgttccATCGTCGGAGAGTCATGCTCGGCAAGTACGCCTAGGATTAGGATTACAAGCACGCACGCATTGACGCCTTCTTCATCATTTGCCGGGATTCGGGACAAGCTGATGTGCCGCCAACACAAATCCATGTTCTCGTTGCTCTCACAGAGAAGTCTTCTGTTTTTTCGGCGTCAAAAAGTCGTACTACCACGGCGCAACTAACTGAGGCGACAGTTAAAAAAAACTGAGGCGACAGTTGACATGACATTTACGGTGGCCAATGCGTGTTATTGTCTCAGGATTATGCTCGTGATTTCACCTCGTTTCATGGCAAATTCAGAGCATTTTCTACATTTTCCATGCAGGGGAAGGAGTATAATAATAGTCTAGCAGAGAACCAGCTATTTTCTCGATTGTTAATTAGGTGACCCGCGCACGATCGCAACAAAATCAACTCCATCATCATGCTGTAATTACATACTCTGTCTGTCCGAACCAGCAGTGCCTCTCCTACCGCCAGCATCCTCTCAACGCACGCAGCTAATCCAAAGAATTCGTAACAAGGAAGAAGAATCAAGAAAAGTTCATGAAActtcaaaaaaggaaaaatagaaaGCACACGGTGGTAAATAATGCCCTAAAGACATACGCAAGAAGACAAGATTCTGTTTTTTCTTGAGAATCTTCCGTAAGTTACCGAATGGTCGCCATGCTGGCCGACACGACCCGAGGCGACCAAGCTTCAGCTCTCTCGGATCGACCCGGCCGGCTTGAGCGGCCGATCGTCGGCCTCGTCGACCGAGATGCTCCGGCCAGGCCGCGTCATCGACGACGCCGACCCCGGGGCggcgagctcctcgatgcgcacGACGATCTCCGGCATCGCCGGCCGCTGGTCGGGGACCGGCACGGTGCAGTCCATGGCCAGCCGCAGCATCTCCACCATCTCCTCCTCCGCGCCCGGGTGCCTCAGCAGCTCCGTGTCGAACACCTCGGACGTCCACTCCTCGCGCACCACGGACCGCGCCCACCGCGGGAGGTCCACGCCCTCGTCGTGCAGCACGGCGTTCGTCGGCGCCTTCCCCGTCAGCATCTCCAGGAGCAGCACACCGAAGCTGTACACGTCGGCCTTCTGCGACAGCCGCCGCGGGTCGGCGACCACCTCGGGGGCGCGGTAGCCCGCCACGCGCATCGACGGCGCGCCGGCGGGGCCGACGAGGCTCGCCAGTCCGTGGTCGGCCACGCGCGCGTCCACCGACCGGCCGAGGAGGATGTTGGACGACTTGATGTTGCCGTGCGCCACCTTGGAGCCCGTCGCGTGGATGTACTCCAGGCCGCGCGCCGAGGCCAGCGCGATCCGCCTCCTCGAATCCCAGCTCAGCGGTGACCGCCCGGCGCCACGGTTGCCTGAGATTCTCACCAGTTCAGAAATTTTGATCCAATTCGAAGCAAAGTTTGGAGCaagaaaacagagagaaccggacACGAACACTGAGCGTACGTACCGTGAAGCATGGAGGAGAGGCTGCCCGTGGCGACGAACTCGTACACCATGAGCCGCTCGTCCTTGCTGAAGTAGTAGGCCTGCAGGGGCACGACGTTAGGATGGTCCAGCCCGCCAATCGCCGCGATCTTGTCCCGGAACTCGCGCTCCGGCAGCGACGTCTCCTTGAGACGCTTCACTGCCACCGCCGGCGCCGTCTCCAGCGCGGCCTTGTACGTGGTACCGTACGTGCCCTTGCCCAGGACCTCGGCGGACGCGCGGAGCAGGTCCTCCAGATCGTACGGCCTCGGCACCCTCCCGAAGAAGAAAAGCTTCTTCCGCCCCACGGAGACGGGGGCGACTGGAAGCGGCATCGAAGCGGGCGGAGGCGGCCGCGCGTCGGAGACCCGTGGAGTGTAGCTGTTTGGGCTCATTGCCTCTTTGCTGTGCAGGGCCAGCTCCGCCGCGACGGCGTCCTGGCTCCGGTAGGTTCTTCTTGGCTTGCGGCGGAGAGCGCCACAGGCAAGGACCAGAACGGCGGCGATAAGCAGGAAGCCCAAAGCGCAGCCGATCACAATGCCCGCGATGGCGCCGCCCGCGAGGTGTCTCCGGCGTCGTCTGCCGCCGTTTCCCGCGACCACGGCTTCTGGGGCAGGCGTGGGAGGCTGGGACGGTGGTTGGGAAGATGGTGTTCGACACGGTGGGAGGGGCTTGCCGCACAGTGTCATGCCGAGGAAAGACGTGGCGGGCATGCCGCCGAAGCCTTTGGGAACCTCGCCGGTGAGGTCGTTGAAGGAGGCGTTAAAAGACAAGAGGGACGGCATGTCGACGTCCGGCAGCTCGTGGGTGAAGAGGTTGCCCTCCAAGAAGAGCAGCTGCAGCTTCccgctcttggcaatggcggccgGTATTCTCCCGGATAA
This window encodes:
- the LOC123426930 gene encoding probable inactive receptor kinase RLK902, which encodes MPPSQAAALALLLAVALGAARAADDLASDTAALQAFIAPFGSASVSWNTSRQTCSWTGVVCSGGRVTGLHLPGDGLRGSVPVGALGGLTRLTVLSLRFNALSGPLPADLASCVKLRVINLQSNHFSGELPAAILSLPALTQLNLAENRLSGRIPAAIAKSGKLQLLFLEGNLFTHELPDVDMPSLLSFNASFNDLTGEVPKGFGGMPATSFLGMTLCGKPLPPCRTPSSQPPSQPPTPAPEAVVAGNGGRRRRRHLAGGAIAGIVIGCALGFLLIAAVLVLACGALRRKPRRTYRSQDAVAAELALHSKEAMSPNSYTPRVSDARPPPPASMPLPVAPVSVGRKKLFFFGRVPRPYDLEDLLRASAEVLGKGTYGTTYKAALETAPAVAVKRLKETSLPEREFRDKIAAIGGLDHPNVVPLQAYYFSKDERLMVYEFVATGSLSSMLHGNRGAGRSPLSWDSRRRIALASARGLEYIHATGSKVAHGNIKSSNILLGRSVDARVADHGLASLVGPAGAPSMRVAGYRAPEVVADPRRLSQKADVYSFGVLLLEMLTGKAPTNAVLHDEGVDLPRWARSVVREEWTSEVFDTELLRHPGAEEEMVEMLRLAMDCTVPVPDQRPAMPEIVVRIEELAAPGSASSMTRPGRSISVDEADDRPLKPAGSIRES